Proteins from a genomic interval of Lycium ferocissimum isolate CSIRO_LF1 chromosome 2, AGI_CSIRO_Lferr_CH_V1, whole genome shotgun sequence:
- the LOC132047852 gene encoding uncharacterized protein LOC132047852, with protein MAVLLENISEAMQHNEEMKKGLTKSMLMLLTEWKSFEGDFDLTTKSLKHCFNELESKDKHLASIQESVVESGKEIYLIRESVEQRRKEVEEKMEEFCAFRDREIRDLEWKWKDFTLAKMGFDETVKLGEEKLNDQEKKGELILGEIELGRKQLENRFSEIIVKEKKLEERSKQLNKVLSWIREESGSFHLRERKFAEQVEEFQMKEKLYNSMEKELESKERRLHSAGKELIVKEDSLAAVKRELRLNEANLDSLKKELESKQRSLDSLRNELIVKEESLATVKRELRIKEANVDSLKKELREKEHNLASVQKELREKLVNFHSVKNELKGKVTHLGSQLTIKEDYLSTMKKELELKDKSLDTVKRKLELQEQKLNSFEERLELTEAECDSVKEAYRQRFEELDSREKMVEQLMVESESKRKQLESLGKSIEKRFREISMREENFGNCQVPKKVQSLIPEKSDALDEQVEVVQIKEKILESTEKELKTEQRCSDSWKKELIHHIRRKKLHGRLRKQSLAVSRKLKQARKE; from the coding sequence ATGGCTGTATTATTGGAGAATATATCAGAAGCTATGCAACACAATGAGGAAATGAAGAAGGGTCTAACAAAATCAATGTTGATGTTATTGACTGAATGGAAGAGTTTTGAAGGGGATTTTGACTTGACCACCAAGAGTTTGAAACACTGCTTCAATGAACTCGAGTCCAAGGACAAGCACTTGGCTTCTATTCAAGAATCAGTTGTCGAGAGTGGTAAGGAAATTTACTTGATTAGGGAATCTGTTGAGCAGAGAAGGAAAGAAGTTGAGGAAAAAATGGAGGAATTTTGTGCATTCCGTGATAGAGAAATCAGGGATTTGGAATGGAAGTGGAAAGACTTTACTTTGGCCAAAATGGGGTTTGATGAAACTGTGAAATTGGGAGAGGAGAAACTGAATGACCAAGAGAAGAAGGGGGAACTTATTTTGGGGGAAATTGAATTGGGGCGAAAGCAGCTGGAAAATAGGTTTAGCGAGATTATTGTGAAGGAAAAGAAGTTAGAGGAGCGCTCCAAACAGTTGAATAAAGTTCTCAGCTGGATTCGGGAAGAATCAGGTTCTTTtcatttgagagaaagaaagttTGCGGAACAAGTGGAAGAATTTCAAATGAAGGAAAAGCTTTATAACTCGATGGAGAAGGAACTTGAAAGTAAAGAAAGGAGATTGCATTCTGCGGGGAAAGAACTTATTGTAAAGGAAGATTCTTTGGCTGCAGTGAAAAGAGAGTTAAGACTAAACGAGGCTAACTTAGACTCTTTGAAAAAGGAACTTGAAAGTAAACAAAGAAGCTTGGATTCTTTGAGAAATGAACTTATTGTAAAGGAAGAGTCTTTGGCTACGGTGAAAAGAGAGTTAAGAATAAAGGAGGCTAACGTAGACTCTTTGAAGAAGGAACTTAGAGAAAAGGAACATAACCTCGCTTCCGTTCAAAAGGAACTAAGGGAGAAGTTAGTTAACTTCCATTCAGTGAAGAATGAACTCAAAGGGAAGGTAACTCACTTGGGATCTCAACTTACAATCAAGGAAGACTACCTATCAACAATGAAGAAGGAACTTGAGCTCAAGGACAAGAGTCTGGATACAGTTAAGAGGAAACTTGAACTACAGGAGCAGAAATTAAATTCATTCGAGGAGAGACTCGAATTAACGGAAGCAGAGTGTGATTCTGTTAAGGAAGCATATAGGCAGCGCTTTGAAGAACTTGATTCTAGGGAGAAGATGGTGGAACAGCTTATGGTGGAAAGTGAATCCAAGCGTAAGCAGCTAGAGAGCCTTGGGAAGTCTATTGAGAAAAGATTCAGGGAGATTAGCATGAGGGAAGAGAACTTTGGGAACTGCCAGGTCCCAAAAAAGGTTCAGAGTTTGATTCCCGAAAAATCAGATGCCCTTGATGAACAAGTGGAAGTAGTTCAAATTAAGGAAAAGATCTTGGAGTCAACGGAGAAGGAACTTAAAACTGAACAAAGGTGCTCGGATTCTTGGAAGAAAGAACTTATTCACCATATTCGCCGGAAAAAACTACATGGAAGGCTAAGGAAGCAGTCACTAGCGGTCAGTCGCAAGCTGAAACAAGCAAGAAAAGAGTGA
- the LOC132046659 gene encoding putative glutamine amidotransferase GAT1_2.1, giving the protein MAVEELSVVLPRVLIVSRRTVRKNKFVDFVGEYHLDLIVSYGAVPVIVPRVSGVHMLLDSFEPIHGVLLCEGEDIDPSLYNDELSDLSPEELEEIRRLHASDTAIDKEKDTIELRLAKLCLERNIPYLGICRGSQVLNVACGGTLLQDIGKEISRNLPENQRVIHMDYDNYDGHRHVIKVIEETPLHHWFKDSLEDEKMEISVNSYHHQGVKKLAQRFVPMAYAPDGLIEGFYDPDAYNPSEGKFIMGLQFHPERMRQEDTDEFDYPGCTFAYQEFVKSVVAYQQKLNSSTRIQKPLKLNQEMEKKRKIIVRSFSLARDIYERGRTMQPSKTSDLDVGAQFLESNTALSLQQEARLMQMGATVRNASSYLEKLKMNEEKEGLARKVMGKMSMEQLSDLKSFYSMMGQICSEVLERKLQDLLTLEEC; this is encoded by the exons ATGGCTGTCGAGGAGCTCTCAGTCGTCCTACCTCGTGTGCTCATCGTATCTAGACGTACCGTTCGCAAGAACaagtttgttgattttgttg GAGAATATCATCTTGATCTTATAGTAAGCTATGGAGCTGTTCCGGTTATTGTACCCCGAGTTTCAGGCGTACACATGTTATTAGACAGTTTTGAGCCAATTCATGGTGTTCTTCTATGTGAAGGAGAAGATATCGACCCTTCTCTGTACAACGACGAACTCTCCGATCTTTCCCCTGAAGAATTGGAAGAAATCAGGAGATTACACGCTAGCGATACTGCAATTGACAAAGAAAAAGACACAATTGAACTCAGATTGGCTAAGCTTTGTCTAGAAAGGAACATACCATATTTGGGTATATGCAGGGGTTCACAGGTACTAAATGTTGCGTGTGGGGGCACCCTTTTACAAGACATTGGGAAAGAAATATCAAGAAACCTCCCTGAGAATCAGAGGGTAATTCACATGGATTATGATAACTATGATGGTCATAGGCATGTTATAAAAGTCATCGAGGAAACGCCATTGCACCATTGGTTCAAGGATTCTTTAGAAGATGAAAAGATGGAAATTTCAGTCAATAGTTATCACCACCAAGGAGTTAAAAAATTGGCTCAGCGGTTTGTTCCTATGGCATATGCCCCTGATGGTTTAATTGAAGGATTTTATGATCCGGATGCTTATAATCCTTCAGAGGGTAAGTTCATTATGGGACTTCAATTTCATCCGGAACGAATGAGGCAAGAGGATACTGATGAATTTGATTATCCTGGATGTACATTTGCTTATCAG GAGTTTGTGAAGTCTGTAGTTGCTTATCAGCAGAAACTTAACAGCTCAACCAGAATCCAAAAGCCCTTAAAGCTTAATCAAGAaatggagaagaagaggaaaattaTAGTTAGAAGTTTTTCTCTTGCTAGAGATATATACGAAAGAGGCCGTACGATGCAGCCATCTAAAACTTCAGACTTAGATGTAGGAGCACAATTCCTTGAG TCTAATACAGCATTGAGTTTGCAACAAGAGGCAAGGTTAATGCAAATGGGAGCAACAGTAAGGAATGCATCATCCTATTTGGAGAAATTGAAGATGAATGAGGAGAAAGAGGGGTTGGCAAGGAAAGTAATGGGAAAAATGTCAATGGAACAGCTATCTGATCTCAAGTCATTTTACAGCATGATGGGACAGATATGTTCAGAAGTCTTGGAGAGAAAACTCCAGGATCTCTTGACTCTTGAGGAGTGTTGA